The Gracilibacillus caseinilyticus genome segment CTAATTACGTTTGCTGTTACTTTATCTATTAGTTTAACAGCCTTGAAAATCTATCGACTAAGTAAGGGGGAATAACATGAATTTATCCGGCGTTTGGGATTGGAATTTTTATTGGGAGTCATTTGGTTTTTTTCTTAAAACAGTTGCGCCGTTTCTAATGATTACTGTTGCTGTTATTACCGTTGGTTTGTTACTTTTTGTAGTCATTAGAGCAGTGAAGAACAGTAGGGAATGATTATGCTTTATACGATTACATTTTGGACAGATCAGAACATGGGCGAGTTTTGGGGTAATGTGAAGATGTTACTACAAACAATTCAGCCAGGTATTATGCTAGTTTTTGCTTTATCAACAGCCGGACTATTAATAGGTTTAGTCGTTAGACTCTTTCACAAGTCAGCTAAAGACGGGGAAGATCACGAAGACGATTACGAGATAAGGCGCTATTAAGTTAATAATCGGCACAGCCGATATTATAAATTTTATTTCTACATTTAAGGGAGGATTTTTATTATGTCAATCGACTGGACAGGTTTAACTTTACCATTTGATGTAACAGATTTAATTACAAGCGGTAACGGATTATTAGGAATGGTAGGTGGATTCGTACTCCTAGCGCTAGCCTTTGTGTTTGTACCAAAAGTTATTGGTCTTATCCGTCAATCATTTTCAGCAGCAAGAAGTAAATAGTTTTAAAGGGAGGTCATAAGCATGGAAGAACCGACACCTGGAATTGATTGGTCAGGTCTTTCTTTACCATTTGATGTAACAGATTTAATTGCAAGTGGTAATGGTCTTTTAGGTTTAGTTGGTGGATTCGTACTCTTAGCATTAGCCTTTGTATTTGTGCCAAAAGTTATTGGTCTTATCCGTCAATCTTTTTCAGCAGCAAAAAGTAAATAGTTTTAATTAGGATGGTAAAAAAGCCGGGTAGATAGTTTAAATGCTATCCTCCTGGCTTTTTATATTAAAGGAGAAGATTATGCAAAAAATACTACTGTTTTTAATTGTTGTATTTTTTATGTTTCCTATCAATGCTTTTGCTGCCGGTATAACAAGTAGCGAATATAGTGCAGCAGATGATACCTATTATGTCTACATGGACACGTCGGGTGCAGATAGCTTTACGATCACACAAGATGCAACTGGAACGACCTGGAACTACGATGTTGTAGATGGAGACGACTATACAACGCTAACGTGTAATGGTTCCTTTACGTACACGTTTTATTCCGGAAACAGCGTTATAGCGACAGAAACCGTTACAGCATCCGGAATTATAGAGCAGAACAGTAATTGTGAAGGGACAAGCGATGGGAATGGCAATAATAATTGTGGATGCATTTTCAATACACCTGGTTGGCAAGATTACATGGATAAAATGGACGACGTTATATCAGTCATACCCCCTGCACCAGATTGGGATAGCGTTGCAGATACATTCAAAGATTCGATTGTACCTAGTTTGGTTGGAGAAGTTGAAAACATGCTAGGAAGTCCACCAGGCGAAATGTCAGCTCCTCCGTACCCTCCACCATTAGACGATGGTAATTTGCAAGAACCAACAGGACAAGAGGCAAATGGATTAGAAGGTTTTGACGCAAACGACATTAAGGACAACGCTCCGGATATCGAGGTGCGAGAAGACGAAAGTGGAGGGTTTGACATTAATGATCCACTAGAATCCATGCCAGAACAAGAAATATTTGTGCCGAGCGAACCGGAGAACCCGGCTCCAAGCGAACCGGAGGAACCGGAAAATATTGCACCGGAACCAACCGAGCCGGAGAATGTAGCGCCAGCACCTTCTGAACCCGAAAATGTTGCACCATCACCGGAAGAACCGGAGAACGTCGCACCGACACCCGGAGAAGGAGAAAATACAGCGCCTACACCAAGTGAGGGAAATAATACGGCTCCTATTCCTAGTGAAGATGGAACAGTAGCACCAACACCAGGAGAACCGGACAATGCTTTTCCTGTGCCGGGGCCCAATACAGATGACTATCCAATGCCGTAAAAGAAAGGAGTATTTTATGAAAAAGTTTAGTGTTTTACTATTTGGGGTTGTTTTGTTTCTGATTCTGATTCCTTTTAGTAATGTATTTGCTGCTGAATTTGACTACAATGATGGCTTACTAGACGACCCTAGCAACGTTTTATCGTCATCTATGCCTAGTGAATTTTACGACAACGATCTTGAAACAGGCAGAAAGATATATGCGCATAATTACTATGACATTCAACTTAATGGAAAATTTCATATTGATTCTATGTATCTAAAGGCTACTACTGGTTACTCGAAAATTCAGTTATTTGCAAATAACGAAATGGTTTTTTATGAAAGTAGCGCAGGAACGAGCATCGATGAATTAATAGAAGTAAACAAAGACGATGTAGATCTTATTAGGGTTTATCAGCCTTCTACTACATCAAATGCTACGGTTTACGAATTAGATGCGTTCGGTTACAAAACTGGCCAGTTATCCATTCCGAATAACGTTACCAACTTAAAAGCTGTACCGGGAGGAAAAAAAGCGGAATTAAGTTGGACGAATCCTACTGGCACAGGCTTTCAAAGTGTGAGCATTTACCAGGGTGATAATTTGTTAGTGGAAAATGTGACAGAAGAAAGTTACACCGTTGAAGGATTGAACTTCAACACTAGTTATACATTTAAAGTTGTTTCAGTTGGTGCTGATGGTAATTCAAGTGGTCAAACCGTGGAAGTGACCACTAAAGCAGAACCGGACACCGATGGTGATGGTATACCAGATAGTGAAGATCAATACCCGGACGACCCAGAAAACATTCCACCACCAGAAACAACCGAAGACGTTCCGGAAGTGGAAGAACTAAAAATCGAAGCAACACCCGAAAGAGTGGATCTGTCCTGGAAGAATCCACCGAGGTATTTTGAAAAAGCTACTATCTATCGAAAAGTGACTGGAACAGCAACGGCAGCAAGTTTTAATTTAAATCCTTTTGCACCTATCACCGTGCAAGCTGCCGAAGATTATGAGCCGTTATTTGAAACCAATGGAACAACATTTGGGGATTTAAGTGTTAAGGAGAATGAAGAATATGAGTATAAAGTGACGAATACGTACAACGGTTTAGAGAGTGCAGGGGTAACGGTTCAAGCATCGATTCCTGAACCTCCACTAGTAGACACTACGGGCGCAACTTTGCCATTTGGTATAGGGGAATTAATTGCAAGTGGAAATGGTCTTTTAAATTTAATTGGTGGTTTTGTACTTCTAGCACTAGCATTTGTGTTTGTACCGAAAGTGATCGGTCTTATCCGTCAATCATTTATTAGTAATGCTACTGGACAAGCTACCGACAACCGATTGACCGAAAGGCAACAAAAAATGATAGTCGGGCAAGGAAGACAACCGAGACAAGGGAGGTCATAACAATGGACAACGATCTTATGCAGTCGGTAATTGAGGTTGTATTTATGGGGCACATGAAATATGTCGCTCCCTTCCTCTTACTCATGATGTCAACGTTATTTGTAGATCAAATCATTAACTTGGTCAAAGGCATTCTAGCAAACAATAAAAGGGTTCGTTATTAATGGGGATTATTGGTGATGCGCTTTCCTGGATAGGTAATTTAATATGGAATGCTATCCAATGGTTGTTAGGCGGTATAGGAGACTTTTTTCAAACACTAATAGATATTATCGTTGGCTTTTTCCAGGTCATATTTGAAGTTATCGAAGGTTTGCTTTATTTGCTCTACATGATCGGTGTGTTAGCTGTTAAGCTGTTCCAAGTTATATTAGAGTCAGCCGGATTATTGTGGGCACTTGTAAAAGGATTTAGCAATACATTGACAAGCTTATCCTATGCGCCGAAGTCTTCCGGTGGTCATGGTTATAGCGAAATGATCGGAAGAATATTTGACGCATTAGAACCAATGCAGTTAGAGCCGATTGCTTACGTATTATTATTTGTTTTATGGTTTACGACAGCTATTGCGGCTATGAAATTAATATCTAGCATTCGAGTAGGAGGCGATTAGATTGGACGTATTAACGACAATCAAAAGCTTTATAGACAAGATTTTTCAGCCTCCTATTGCTTTTCTTGATTTAGCAATAGAGAGAATCCAGGGCGTTCATTTAGGAATGTCGCAAGGGTTGAATATAGGACAGTATTTTACAGTATTCGGAGACTTGCCTGGCATATGGCAAACGGTAGTCTCTTCTATTTTGATTAGTACCGTGCTGTTAGGAACACTTTTGATGTTCCGGTCAGTAATGCGTATGTATTACAGTGTGAAAGAAGGTGTTAAGTGGTGGTAGATGCATTTTTTTATATGTATGTAGTGGGAGCTGGAGCAAGCGCCGGGATTGCTAGCGTTGTTTTTGTCTCCTGGAAGGTTTATCAACGATCAGCAGCACAACCAAATAAAAAAAGAAAGGCAGTTGTTCGCTAAATGGGATTAAGTAAAAACAAAGAGGAAGAATTTAACCTGGAAACCAATGATCTATTAATTGTATTTGACGACGAAAAGAAAACAAGTGACATAAGACATATAACCGAAACGACCGACGAGGCAGTTATAGCAGCAGGCTATTACAAAGTGCCGTTGCAAGATTGCGAGATAACAGTAGGTAACGACGGAAGGAACTTCTTTTATAGAGCGCCTTCCAGGTCAGTTACGGAAACGGAACGACTAGCACAGCTAGAAATGAATACCGTTCTAACACAGATTACAGCATATAGACCGCCGGTTTTACCTTCTAGCCTGGATTGGACGAAAGGGATCTTGTTCGCTTTGATCTTTATTGCATTTATTATTATTGCGCTTGTCGCAACCTAATAACAGGAGGGATGAAACATGGACGAAACAGTATGTAGATTAATTTATGAATTAAAAGGAATGGTAACCTCCACTTTGGAGGCTGCCGAACATTCCGACGAAGTGTTACGACCTTGCCTAGACTTAGCAGAAAACAAGTTGATCGAGATACTAGAAAGAATACCGAATAAGTGATGTTGCTAGAGGGCGCTCAAGCTTAACGAAATCTAAAACGAAAGGTAGTTGTTCATTCAATGCAAAATACAGAGCAACAAAATGCACACTCAAACGCCGATAAGCTGCAATCTGTGATAAGTGATGATCTTTTCCCGCAAGTGCAGCACATATCAGATGTAAAACAAGTCATAGAAGAAATGCAGAGCAAGTCGCAGAACCTCCGAGAACCACAAATAAAAGCGCTGCTGTTCTTGAAACGCTTAGGGCAAAACAAATACTTACACGGCGATAAAAACCCTTATGACGAGATTTACAAGTACATTACAACGCAAGGGAAAACAGATATAGCGAATCCAGAGTATTACCTGGACACGATCGAGGCGCTTATTCCAAAACCGCCTAAACCAATCGTGATGGCTCCAGATGGCAAGGGGGCAAAACGATAATGGCACACCACTTTTTTATCCAGGGACCACTTGGGGGCGGTAAAACATTTTTAATGTCGCTCCTGGCTCACCACTGGAAATCAAAAACGATCAGAAACGGCGGTCATGTTGAATTGTTCAGCAATTATGGCTTAAAAGACAGTTATCCAATGTCTCACTATACAGATTGGTATGAGGTGGCCGAGGCGCAAGGTTCTATTATTTGTTGGGATGAGGCACAAATGGCGTTTAGTAATCGTAAATGGAGCAAGTACGGTCAAGGAATCGCAACCGAAACGATGATGTTCACTAGAAAGATGAAATCCGTTCAGATTTATTGCAGTCCGTCGATCAACAACGTAGATAGCCGTATTCGTCAGATCGTCGAGGTTTTAATCACGACAAGAAAGATCGGTGACAAAGGTTTCTCCTTGCATTTCAGAGACTATCAGACCGGAGAACACTTACACAACCAATTTATTCCGATGTGGAAAGCAAGGAGATTTTTTAAAATGAATCTCTATGACAGCTTTAACATGGTGCAGTCTTTTCCTTTGCCTGCAACAGAACGAGAAGGGAAAGAGTTTTTTGAAACGTTAGAAGAAATTCACGACAAAGCAAGGGGGAAAATCCGTGTTAGAAGTTAAAGAATTAAGTGTAGTACCGAATGATTACAAACAGAAAGACCCTAGAATGCTGCTTTACTTATACCCAGAAACCCTAAACATAGTCGCTTACGCCAGGTCATTACAAAAGTTTAGCTTTTACCAAACGTTAGAGGTAGCCGAGGACTTAGCAAAGCGCCAGGGATTTATCCTGCTGCCATATGGTTGTATTCACTGGCAACGTGCGAAGAATTACGGATCAGATCGCAAAATCAAGATAGGAAGAAAATCATTTTTCCTAATGAAACCGAATGAACTAACTAACGGTGAAAAGCGTAAATTAGAAGATTATATAGACGAATTAAAAACATAGGAGGTTAAAAATATTATGCTTTTACGATTAAAACATTCTGAGAGTGCTTTAATTTTGCTCCATATGGCTATGACAAGAAAGAGCGCTAGAAATACTTTTAAACGAAACCATAAAAAAGAATCAAAAGAGTTGCTAGCATCATTTGATGAGGTGAAAGAAGAATTGGAAAAAGCAGTAGATCAAACAGACGAGAATCAAGGCTTCCTGGTCACGGATTATCATTTTAATGTACGTGAAATACAAATGCTATATTCCTTCTTGTCCAGTTATATTCCTTTATTATCCGATACTGTGAAAAAAGCAGGCGATAAAGACGAAGATCGTTACCAGGTGTTGGATTTGCAAAGAATCAACGTCCAATTACAAAAGATGTTAGAAGGTGCTGGTGTTGTTTAGAAAACTATTATTCTTGTTTTCTATTATCTTTTTCATTAGTCAGCCGTTGAAAGCAGATTTGATAGACGACCTGCAGCAGCATAAAGAAGATTTGCAAGCCATTGAAAAAGCTGTCCAAGAGTCCACCAAAAGAGAAGAAACGATAAAACTTGCACAGGATGAGGCAAGACTAGCAAAGATCGTAACAGCTTATGAAAATGCAATAGCTTTTGATCGGGAAGAAACAGAAACAAAGACAGCCACTAGGAATATAAACTCGAATCAAACCTTATTTATCGATCTGCAAGATATGAATGCAAGCGACAAGCAAAAGAAAGTTGTCAGCGTCGGAACGAAATGGATAAATAATTCTAAGTATGTCTTTGGTGGTGGCAGAAACCAATTAGACGTAATGACAGGGCGCTTTGATTGCTCTTCCTTTGTCTATTGGGCGTTTGACCAGGTAGGCATTACATTAGGCAATATGACGAGCGTTACAACCGATACACTAAAAAGCATGGGATCAGGTGTGACTATGGATAATATTCAAATCGGTGACCTGGTTTTCTTTAATACGTATAAGATAGATGGTCATGTAGGCATATACGCCGGGAACGGTCGATTTATAGGAGCGCAAAGTAGTACAGGTGTTTCATATGCAGACATGACTTCTGGCTATTGGAAGGAAAAATTTAATGGAAGAATTATAAGAGTGTTCTAATCTATTATTTCGCTTATCAGGTAGAATTAGTATATTTATAATGGTAATATTATACTAATTAAATATAAAAGGTAGGCGATTGCATTGAAGTTACTCGACAAATTATTTAAGAAAAAGGAAACAGAAACGAAAGCAAATTCAACTGCAAAAACGACAAAGAAGCCAATTAAAAAACACAATGAAAAAATTGCAGCAAGAAAAGGGGAAATCGGAGAACACAAAATAAACATTCAACTGGATCAATTTCCAAAAGAGTATAAACATTTAGAAGATATTATGATCAAGAATCCGAAGGCAAAGAGTGGATACTCACAAATAGATCATATACTCATATCTTCTTATGGAATATTTGTTATAGAAACAAAAAACTATGAAGGAACTATTTATGGTGGTAAGGACAGAAAAGTATGGTCAGTGAATGGTAAATTTAAAATGATGAATCCATTCATACAAAATTATGGTCATATTAAGGCTTTAAAAAGTGAGATAAGTGAAAAATACCATTCTTACTTTGTATCTGTGGTGTCTTTTACAAAACGATGCAAATTTAAAATAGATGAAACTGAATTAAGAAAGATCGCTTCAGATGAATTACTTGTATATGACATTGAATTAACGGAGTTTATTAATCGTAAGGTGAATATAAATGAACATCAACATGAAGAGCCATTTTTAACTGATAGACAAATAAACGAGATTTATGACCAGCTAAAAGCAGTTAATATAGAGGACCAAGCTATTAGAAAACAGCATGTTCAGTTATTAAAAGAAGGAAATAAAAAAGGAACTTCACAAAATAAGGATAGTGCAAAGTGTACCGTATGTAATAAACCTGTATCAGAAAAGGTAAAAGCATATTGTCATTCCAATTCAAAATTCAAAGGAAAAATATACTGTTATGAGCATCAAAAGACTATAAGTAGCTAATTTTTGTGTCTTTTTAGGTGAGCTATAAGGTATAGCACCAGGTTTAAGGAAGACTTGCATTGATTAATTAGAACATGCGTTCTATAATTATTTTGTGAAGTGCTTCGTATGATATTAATAAGTAATGATATAGAGGTGGCTAATTATGATTGAAGAAAATGAAAAGCTAACCACATATCGTGAATATCCTTACCTGGTGTATGCCCGTGTTTCTACTGACAAAGATGAGCAAAAGGATTCCCTAACAAACCAAGTGGATATATGTCGTTATTGGTTAGAACAAAATAAATTTGAATGGAATGAAAGATCTATTCTTCAAGACGAAGCAAAATCTGGAACGATGTTTCTAGAGAGAACAGCCATGCAGTTGATTCTCAAGAAAGCAAGAAACAGAGAAATCAAAATGGTTATTTTTAAATCCATTCATAGGCTTGCCAGGGATCTTAAAGATGCCTTAGAAATTAAAGAGGTATTACTTGGTCATGGTGTACGTGTAGTGACGATTGAAGAAGGATACGATAGCCAATATGAGGGAAAAAATGATATGAAATTTGAAATGTTCTCAATGTTTGCTGCGCAGTACCCAAAAACACAATCAGTTTCTATTAGTGCTGCTCTTGCTGCAAAAGTAAGGAAAGGTCATCACATAGGGAAGATTCCATATGGATATGATCGAGTTAACCAATTACTAGTAATAAAGGAAGATGAAGCTGCAGTTATAAGAAAAATTTTCAATTGGTATAACTATTATGGATATGGACAGAAGACCATTACTAATAAATTAAATGAAGGTGTTGAAGAAGGAACTATATTACCACCTAAATCAGGTGGAATATGGCAACTTACAACCATTCAACGAATTTTAAGAAATCGTACTTTTTGTGGAGATTTTATTCTAAATCAATACACCAATGTGAAAGTGGATGGACGTAAAAAACAAATTAAGAATCCAAAGTCGAAATGGACAATTATTAAAGATCATCATCCAGCAATCGTACCGAGAGAAGAATTTAATAAAGCCAATAATAAGAAAGTTGTAAATAATAAAAGAAAAGTAACTCCTTGGAATGAATTTAGGGGATTATTAAAATGTGGCCATTGTGGCAGTAATATGATCATAATGCAAAGCTGGAAAAGGAAAAAGGACGGAACTAAAACTCACTGGAAATATTTAAAGTGTAGTAAGTATAGAAGGTCTAATAAGTGTGTTAATCATCCACCTATAACTTATGAGGATTTTAGAAAATTAATACTTCAGAAATTGATTGTAGAAACAACAAAAGCAAGATTTAATCTAGAAGCCAATGTATCAAAAAATGATCAAATTAAAGTAAAAAAAATAAAAAATGAAATTGCCAATTTAAATAACAAAATTGATAGATTATTAGATATTTATCTAGAAGGTATTCTCAATAAGTTTGATTACGAAAATAAAAGAGAAGAATTACAAAAAAGGATACAGCAACTTGAGGATAAATTATTTACTTTAAATATGGAGAAAGAAAGAGCGATAAGTATAAAAACTATTAAAGAAGCCTTAGATCAATTAAATGACACAAATAAAGATTTATTCCATGTATTTAATGTTTTGATTGAATATGGTGTTATATATATAGATGGTACTATTGATTTGAAATATAAGTTTAATGAAGACAATGAATAAAAATATCGATTTAATCATAGGTTTAACAAATATTAAAATTATTTGGGTTTTTATGTTATAATTTGAATAGTTTACAAAAAATTATTTAAAGGTTGTGTTGTTTTGACTGAATTAACAAAAGAAGACTGGAATAACCTAGTGAATAATGTCGGTAATGTAGCAGATAAAACACAGCAACAATTACTTGATTTAAATGCTTACGTGACTGAATTAAATAATACTTTAACGGTAACGAACATTATACTGGGTATTATTGCAATAACCTATATTTTATCGACTATTATTAAGTTTATGAAAAAATAAAAAAGACTGCGTCAAAGCGCAGTCTTTTTTTAGATTAATATAATGAATAATTAAAGCCTAGTTCAATATATTTTCGGTAATAATTTGTAGAACCAGACGAACCTCCAATTGAAAATCCAGCTGCTTCCCAACCGGCAGAGAATTCTTGAGTGGTAGCTATTTGTATTGTAGCATCTCCCAATACCTCAATTGAAGTGGTTGGAAATTGTCCTCCATTAGGTAGAGAATCTGCAGTAGCACTTTCAATAGTATGGTTACCAGATCCGGTAAACCACTGTGTATTAAGTACATTATTTATTTGTCTAAAGGAACCAGAAGAATAGATTTCTATTCGAGCTCGCAATCTAGTATCTAATCCATTGTCAGTTCTAGTTCTACTAACATTACTTAAGTAAGTGTCATCAGCTGCTAAAGTGCTGACACCTGATAATGGTTCATTTTCTACTGTGAAAGTATCTAGCAATTCATCTGTTTCGTTGTCGTAAACCTCTATACTTCCAACTAAATTGGTCTCACTTTTTTCTATATAAACATCTGACTGGTCGTAGGGAATTTCAAATTCAATTCCCTTTATATGTTCAGTGAATAACCCTTCGCCATTTTCTGCCGCACTTGCCGTAATTCCTGGCAAAATAAATAATACTCCTAACACTACACTTAACGAAACTACTGTTTGCTTGATTTTTTTGATAAATATTCCCTCCTTTGTATTTAACTAGTATTCTATATTAGTTTATGTATATTTTCAACAGTTTTACCACTAAAATTACAAAAAAATTACTTATTATGGTTTTTGTGAATGTTATTCTTTGAATCATGAAAAATTCTATAATTATCTGAAATAACTTGATAGATTTGTGAAAAGAGTAGAAATAATCTAAAATTAGTAATGTAGTAAATATTTCTTATTTTAGGTGGTTAATATGAAGGGTTTTGAAGGATTTGCTGTTTACATATTAATAATGGTGGTCGGAATTGTAACCATGGGTTTGTTTTTTTGGACTATTACAAAACTTTCAGAAAAAATATCATCAAGACTGTCTTTCAAGTTATTGAAAAAAGGATCTATTATAAAGCAAATAACACTGCTTGAATTTATATCCATCTTGTTTTTGATGATGATGCTAGCTAGTCTAATTTCCTTTGTATTTAGAGTTTGGATGAATTTCTTTTCTTTCTTATTTTTGATTAGTTTTATGTTTTTTTGTTTGCACGGACTTACTTCACCATTTTAAAAGAAAACAAAAATATATCGAAACACCTCTAACCAAATTTTCAAAAACCATATTAGTTGTAATTTCACGATATAATAATAGGTATCTTGTTAATCGGTTAAAAATTTTATTTTCGGTAAAATTTATTCAAAGTTTTGTGTGTTTTTCAACTTTTGGATTTATTGTAAGTATTGGGGCATTGAGCTTTCTTAGTATTTCAAATGGAATTAGCTTTTTATTATCATTATCTATGCCCTTTTCTTATGTGATGTGGATTTATACATTTAATGACAAAAATGACAAAAAAAGTTGGATAAGTATTAAGAGAATGATTACAAGAGTAATGGTATTTGTTTTATTATTTTTTATATTATTTATTAAGTTTAATAGTTATTCTAATGTTGGTCATTATGATACTGTTGAAATTTTTGTATATATTCTTATTCCTTCTTCATTTCTCTATCTGGAAAACATCATAAAACTAATATACGACGATAAGAAGTTGTTCGAGGAAAATTCACATGGTAATATAACTAAAAAAGCTATAATAAAGAGG includes the following:
- a CDS encoding PTS ascorbate transporter subunit IIC, giving the protein MNLSGVWDWNFYWESFGFFLKTVAPFLMITVAVITVGLLLFVVIRAVKNSRE
- a CDS encoding fibronectin type III domain-containing protein, which codes for MKKFSVLLFGVVLFLILIPFSNVFAAEFDYNDGLLDDPSNVLSSSMPSEFYDNDLETGRKIYAHNYYDIQLNGKFHIDSMYLKATTGYSKIQLFANNEMVFYESSAGTSIDELIEVNKDDVDLIRVYQPSTTSNATVYELDAFGYKTGQLSIPNNVTNLKAVPGGKKAELSWTNPTGTGFQSVSIYQGDNLLVENVTEESYTVEGLNFNTSYTFKVVSVGADGNSSGQTVEVTTKAEPDTDGDGIPDSEDQYPDDPENIPPPETTEDVPEVEELKIEATPERVDLSWKNPPRYFEKATIYRKVTGTATAASFNLNPFAPITVQAAEDYEPLFETNGTTFGDLSVKENEEYEYKVTNTYNGLESAGVTVQASIPEPPLVDTTGATLPFGIGELIASGNGLLNLIGGFVLLALAFVFVPKVIGLIRQSFISNATGQATDNRLTERQQKMIVGQGRQPRQGRS
- a CDS encoding zonular occludens toxin domain-containing protein, whose amino-acid sequence is MAHHFFIQGPLGGGKTFLMSLLAHHWKSKTIRNGGHVELFSNYGLKDSYPMSHYTDWYEVAEAQGSIICWDEAQMAFSNRKWSKYGQGIATETMMFTRKMKSVQIYCSPSINNVDSRIRQIVEVLITTRKIGDKGFSLHFRDYQTGEHLHNQFIPMWKARRFFKMNLYDSFNMVQSFPLPATEREGKEFFETLEEIHDKARGKIRVRS
- a CDS encoding C40 family peptidase — its product is MLFRKLLFLFSIIFFISQPLKADLIDDLQQHKEDLQAIEKAVQESTKREETIKLAQDEARLAKIVTAYENAIAFDREETETKTATRNINSNQTLFIDLQDMNASDKQKKVVSVGTKWINNSKYVFGGGRNQLDVMTGRFDCSSFVYWAFDQVGITLGNMTSVTTDTLKSMGSGVTMDNIQIGDLVFFNTYKIDGHVGIYAGNGRFIGAQSSTGVSYADMTSGYWKEKFNGRIIRVF
- a CDS encoding nuclease-related domain-containing protein, with the translated sequence MKLLDKLFKKKETETKANSTAKTTKKPIKKHNEKIAARKGEIGEHKINIQLDQFPKEYKHLEDIMIKNPKAKSGYSQIDHILISSYGIFVIETKNYEGTIYGGKDRKVWSVNGKFKMMNPFIQNYGHIKALKSEISEKYHSYFVSVVSFTKRCKFKIDETELRKIASDELLVYDIELTEFINRKVNINEHQHEEPFLTDRQINEIYDQLKAVNIEDQAIRKQHVQLLKEGNKKGTSQNKDSAKCTVCNKPVSEKVKAYCHSNSKFKGKIYCYEHQKTISS
- a CDS encoding recombinase family protein, with the protein product MIEENEKLTTYREYPYLVYARVSTDKDEQKDSLTNQVDICRYWLEQNKFEWNERSILQDEAKSGTMFLERTAMQLILKKARNREIKMVIFKSIHRLARDLKDALEIKEVLLGHGVRVVTIEEGYDSQYEGKNDMKFEMFSMFAAQYPKTQSVSISAALAAKVRKGHHIGKIPYGYDRVNQLLVIKEDEAAVIRKIFNWYNYYGYGQKTITNKLNEGVEEGTILPPKSGGIWQLTTIQRILRNRTFCGDFILNQYTNVKVDGRKKQIKNPKSKWTIIKDHHPAIVPREEFNKANNKKVVNNKRKVTPWNEFRGLLKCGHCGSNMIIMQSWKRKKDGTKTHWKYLKCSKYRRSNKCVNHPPITYEDFRKLILQKLIVETTKARFNLEANVSKNDQIKVKKIKNEIANLNNKIDRLLDIYLEGILNKFDYENKREELQKRIQQLEDKLFTLNMEKERAISIKTIKEALDQLNDTNKDLFHVFNVLIEYGVIYIDGTIDLKYKFNEDNE